The following coding sequences are from one Amyelois transitella isolate CPQ chromosome 23, ilAmyTran1.1, whole genome shotgun sequence window:
- the LOC106130704 gene encoding uncharacterized protein LOC106130704, with product MDLSGNILTTPGRRLEWRFGQKSLLVIIYLTLFLLQCNCQDTHTNDDIKTKSDKLDLKVETNHCHSCQTSNKFNDKNNIDGSESSNSTESVNYVEDLIITLGTLTKRYLLVNTTESQLEDKVENVLDDVLSKDQYEIIEGIEIKPLDDVKKDKLKSKSEADSEARALFSTYTYEYRMFQKIKNFVETHVLSINLPKAAKFMGFRSFGLSKFFVPLLIGGQVLFKSILLAMFLPSILGSFGKMLGKGISQLSATSSQASYPPVQGDDQTGYNSDNKDFMGYETNPAGNYAYPQDDLYGNMGDGNDGNDLQVDMSRYGDQKVAYLPTKNGYYQNQMAASNNYKVFHKIPASSMILSNYDPFYSPLLSRLDGIFARLGLAPSENSIDGTMIGGQSVSDVKLESCREQLICLMYASPAKYAPYSNLVSAQLSRELNELRRPVSDNPEILRFFRYMRAARRGQEGVDCMRAHPGCSTSTTPEHTMIAAYHDINKLVSARKLKN from the exons ATGGATTTAAGTGGAAACATTCTGACGACACCCGGCAGAAGATTGGAGTGGAGGTTTGGCCAGAAAAGCCTCCTAGTCATAATATATCTAACTCTGTTCTTACTACAATGTAATTGTCAAGATACACATACAAATGATGATATAAAAACCAAATCAGATAAATTAGATCTTAAAGTAGAAACTAATCACTGCCATAGTTGTCAAACTAGTAATAAAttcaatgataaaaataatatagatggTAGTGAAAGTTCCAATAGCACTGAATCTGTAAATTATGTAGAAGATTTGATTATTACATTAGGTACTTTAACGAAAAGGTATCTACTTGTAAATACAACTGAAAGTCAATTGGAAGATAAAGTAGAAAATGTTTTAGATGATGTTTTAAGCAAAGATCAATACGAAATAATCGAAGGTATAGAAATTAAACCTCTTGATGatgtaaaaaaagataaattgaaATCGAAAAGTGAAGCGGACTCTGAGGCAAGAGCTCTTTTTAGTACATATACGTATGAGTACAGAATGTttcagaaaattaaaaatttcgtTGAAACTCACGTACTTTCCATCAACCTACCGAAAGCAGCGAAGTTCATGGGATTTAGAT CATTTGGACTTTCAAAATTCTTCGTACCTTTACTAATTGGAGGTCAAGTGCTGTTCAAGTCCATTCTCCTGGCGATGTTCCTGCCAAGCATCCTGGGAAGTTTCGGCAAGATGCTCGGAAAAG GAATTTCCCAGCTCTCAGCGACATCCAGCCAAGCCAGCTACCCTCCGGTCCAGGGAGACGACCAAACTGGTTATAACTCGGACAATAAGGACTTCATGGGTTACGAAACGAACCCAGCCGGGAATTACGCGTATCCTCAAGATGATTTGTACGGGAACATGGGAGACGGGAACGATGGCAATGACCTGCAAGTTGATATGTCAag atACGGCGATCAGAAAGTAGCTTATTTGCCGACGAAAAATGGATACTACCAAAATCAAATGGCAGCCAGTAATAATTATAAG GTGTTCCATAAAATACCGGCTTCGTCCATGATACTAAGCAACTACGATCCATTCTACTCGCCACTGCTGTCGCGCCTCGATGGAATATTTGCCAGACTTG GTCTGGCTCCATCGGAGAACTCGATAGATGGCACCATGATCGGCGGGCAGAGCGTGAGCGACGTGAAGTTGGAGTCGTGTCGGGAACAGCTGATCTGCCTCATGTACGCCAGTCCGGCTAAATACGCTCCTTATAGCAACCTCGTGTCTGCGCAGTTAAGCAG AGAACTGAACGAGCTACGTCGGCCAGTTTCGGACAATCCAGAAATCCTGCGTTTCTTCCGCTACATGCGCGCTGCGAGGCGCGGTCAGGAGGGGGTCGATTGTATGCGCGCTCACCCTGGCTGTTCAACCAGTACCACTCCCGAGCATACCATGATAGCTGCTTATCATGATATTAACAAACTTGTCAGCGCCAGGAAGCTTAAGAACT GA